One genomic region from Leptolyngbyaceae cyanobacterium JSC-12 encodes:
- a CDS encoding hypothetical protein (IMG reference gene:2510094290) has translation METLKDLFRFAENNQHLVSPTEASLVNLPKLLSLINEELTTDELNRRALGLNKEINELIICPDSLEPNLEDPLISDLVDAVGGLKTPPEFEIVIYTLFGSDGVELTDLCGVHPCLLKNKPLIVRDANSKVGSLTSGLVSNEDLIQVWLSYATSVNSR, from the coding sequence GTGGAAACGTTAAAAGATCTATTCCGTTTTGCAGAAAATAACCAGCATCTAGTCTCGCCAACTGAGGCTAGTTTAGTTAACTTACCAAAGTTGTTAAGCTTAATAAATGAGGAGCTAACGACGGACGAGCTTAATCGTCGTGCGTTAGGGCTAAACAAAGAAATAAATGAGCTAATAATCTGCCCTGACTCATTAGAGCCTAATCTCGAAGACCCACTTATTAGTGATTTAGTTGATGCAGTGGGTGGACTAAAAACGCCACCTGAGTTTGAAATAGTAATCTATACACTATTTGGCTCAGATGGCGTAGAACTAACAGACTTGTGCGGGGTGCATCCTTGTTTGTTAAAGAACAAACCTTTAATTGTAAGAGATGCAAATAGCAAGGTTGGTAGTCTGACGAGTGGTTTAGTTAGTAATGAAGATTTAATTCAGGTGTGGCTCTCTTACGCTACTAGCGTAAATTCAAGGTGA
- a CDS encoding hypothetical protein (IMG reference gene:2510094295) has translation MNKVLKVLLCVVLTGLIVITNPVNALANNVIAVRTQDNQLYGAFGCFVIPKSNWAFAISGLVPVKSSEVKALERYTGLYRIIVRAQTFNSKAGGNREGVTTRNPYAATIKQGKIAVATFFTQVSGLQEIPAVLSARLDYFNNNNALNRSKIVESFSGDLSPSVTCASYIDFLDGLNALSIDATLKGFIRQMAIGMADLAIKVGGAGTLVGAGLSALTGIIKVLIDFVISSIQQRQLSF, from the coding sequence ATGAATAAAGTCCTTAAAGTGCTGCTGTGCGTGGTGTTAACAGGATTGATTGTAATTACTAATCCTGTCAATGCTTTAGCTAATAACGTTATAGCCGTAAGAACTCAGGATAATCAACTGTATGGTGCATTCGGATGCTTCGTAATCCCAAAGTCTAATTGGGCGTTTGCAATATCTGGATTAGTCCCAGTAAAGTCAAGTGAAGTAAAAGCTTTAGAGAGATACACAGGGTTGTACAGAATAATTGTAAGAGCACAAACTTTTAACAGTAAGGCTGGAGGAAATCGTGAAGGAGTAACAACAAGAAATCCATACGCAGCAACAATTAAACAAGGAAAAATCGCAGTAGCAACTTTCTTCACACAAGTGTCTGGATTGCAAGAGATACCAGCAGTTCTAAGTGCTAGGCTAGACTACTTCAACAACAACAATGCTCTTAATCGGTCAAAAATTGTCGAGAGTTTCAGTGGTGACCTTAGCCCAAGTGTAACGTGTGCTAGCTACATCGACTTTCTAGATGGTTTGAATGCCCTGTCGATAGATGCAACGCTTAAAGGTTTCATTAGACAGATGGCAATCGGAATGGCAGATTTAGCAATTAAAGTTGGTGGAGCTGGAACCCTTGTTGGTGCAGGATTAAGTGCACTTACTGGGATTATTAAAGTGCTGATAGACTTTGTTATCTCATCAATTCAACAACGTCAGCTAAGTTTCTGA
- a CDS encoding hypothetical protein (IMG reference gene:2510094296): MIGLIAGAIGGTLIGVGTALIPGLGPQHAVAGASVLGLLGPDAAIAATITAYTVSNILGSAKEALTPNASGNVNVASGAQEEQHQIDPKQMTESSYWAKVIGSALGIFAATWLGGIVIPFTTLPITPVVAVLITALLWGSFKQHWWVILGYLFFSQAFFALAPMLNISNPIYVLGAAVFLIPGCIDAMRPKKTEPGQPDPRLQFEGVIKTIWLPDFIKLSIGTILAMATPGISPNLITQATSRKTNAGTQLTSAAAEQAIEAFGLIATIQGIATGKSVLAMELPLGVGFEAIALLLVGAIVSRILLPYVYNNYKVIGLQSGAHFIALAIATLTVILGAGVIPGAVLILTGLVTHFVIKSVGAPGTVRSLLFLGGVL, encoded by the coding sequence ATGATCGGACTAATTGCAGGAGCGATCGGTGGTACCCTCATTGGAGTAGGGACTGCCTTAATTCCCGGACTCGGACCTCAACATGCAGTTGCAGGTGCCTCAGTCCTTGGTCTACTTGGACCAGATGCAGCAATCGCTGCTACTATCACTGCCTATACAGTTTCAAATATTTTAGGTAGTGCCAAAGAAGCACTTACACCTAATGCCAGCGGTAACGTAAACGTTGCTAGCGGCGCTCAAGAAGAGCAACACCAAATTGACCCCAAACAGATGACCGAATCATCCTACTGGGCAAAAGTAATCGGTAGTGCTCTAGGCATCTTTGCAGCAACCTGGCTCGGCGGAATTGTTATCCCATTCACAACCCTACCTATCACTCCAGTTGTTGCAGTGTTAATAACTGCATTGCTGTGGGGTAGTTTCAAACAACATTGGTGGGTAATTCTGGGTTATCTGTTCTTCTCTCAAGCATTCTTTGCCCTGGCACCAATGCTAAATATCTCTAACCCAATTTACGTGTTAGGAGCAGCAGTCTTTTTAATTCCAGGTTGCATTGATGCAATGCGTCCTAAGAAAACAGAACCCGGTCAGCCTGACCCCCGCCTTCAGTTTGAAGGCGTAATCAAAACCATCTGGCTTCCCGACTTTATTAAGTTATCAATTGGTACCATCCTTGCAATGGCAACGCCTGGTATCTCACCTAACTTAATAACCCAAGCAACCAGTCGTAAGACTAATGCCGGAACCCAATTAACAAGCGCTGCTGCCGAACAAGCAATCGAAGCATTCGGTTTGATTGCAACTATTCAGGGCATCGCAACGGGTAAATCTGTGTTGGCGATGGAGTTGCCGCTAGGTGTTGGGTTTGAAGCGATCGCACTACTTCTCGTGGGAGCAATCGTTTCAAGAATCCTCCTACCTTACGTTTACAACAACTACAAAGTGATAGGGCTGCAATCTGGTGCTCACTTTATTGCACTGGCAATTGCCACACTAACGGTTATCCTCGGTGCTGGAGTAATCCCTGGTGCCGTGCTAATTCTTACCGGACTGGTGACTCACTTTGTTATTAAATCAGTGGGTGCGCCTGGTACTGTACGCAGCCTGTTGTTCTTAGGTGGCGTGTTGTAA
- a CDS encoding transposase, IS605 OrfB family, central region (IMG reference gene:2510094292~PFAM: Probable transposase~TIGRFAM: transposase, IS605 OrfB family, central region) translates to MYGTIQVKLNVSDEVMAYLVHQCQHSNSLINSTLFEVRQSHFEDCPRVEFFDANGFYRSEFKTKTVKAPYAHLCSVMKDNPHYKVLGGQCAQQTLKSVSESFTSFNKLLQLFFKGEVDKPRMPNYRTKGGLAPITFPAQALQFDIETGECRIPISQENAASVKEHFGLSELRINGAFGIKADQIVELRILPRNNEFYAEYVYKHGNDGATCHLGLDSTQALGIDPGLSNWLTCVSTRGKSFIVDGRKLKSINQNYNRRVASLKTGKPAKYWDFELARITEKRNRQIRDAINKAARLVINHCLENRIGHVVFGWNEGNKDGINIGAKNNQEFVQIPTSRLKNRIKQLCEESGIQFTETEESYTSKASFIDEDFLPTYGEKPASWKPSGKRIKRGQYKTAQSILINADCNGAANILRKVSAQLGIVLTESVRAVLTLPKRYDLFKGLKKSYRKRCEASLQSA, encoded by the coding sequence ATGTACGGCACGATTCAAGTTAAACTCAATGTTTCGGACGAAGTAATGGCGTATTTGGTGCATCAGTGCCAACATTCAAACAGCTTGATTAACTCCACTTTGTTTGAAGTGCGTCAATCTCATTTTGAGGATTGCCCACGGGTTGAATTCTTTGATGCAAATGGCTTTTACCGCTCTGAGTTCAAAACGAAAACGGTAAAAGCACCATACGCTCATCTGTGCAGCGTCATGAAAGACAATCCGCATTACAAGGTGCTAGGCGGTCAATGCGCTCAACAGACGTTAAAGAGCGTTTCTGAGTCTTTCACCAGTTTCAACAAGTTGCTGCAACTGTTCTTTAAGGGTGAAGTTGATAAGCCCAGAATGCCGAATTATCGGACAAAAGGCGGTTTAGCTCCGATTACGTTTCCTGCACAGGCGTTGCAGTTCGATATCGAAACGGGTGAATGCAGAATCCCGATTAGCCAAGAAAATGCCGCGTCTGTCAAAGAACATTTCGGATTGTCAGAGCTTAGAATCAATGGTGCTTTTGGCATCAAAGCAGATCAAATTGTAGAGTTGCGAATTCTGCCCAGAAACAACGAATTCTATGCTGAGTACGTTTATAAGCATGGTAACGATGGCGCAACCTGTCACTTAGGATTAGATTCAACTCAAGCGCTAGGGATTGATCCAGGTCTATCAAACTGGTTAACCTGTGTCTCAACACGCGGTAAAAGTTTCATCGTTGACGGACGCAAGCTCAAATCGATTAACCAGAATTACAATCGCCGCGTTGCCTCTCTCAAGACTGGCAAGCCTGCTAAATACTGGGATTTCGAGTTAGCTAGAATCACCGAAAAACGTAACCGTCAAATTAGAGATGCGATTAACAAAGCAGCAAGATTAGTAATCAATCACTGCCTCGAAAACCGTATCGGTCATGTCGTTTTCGGTTGGAATGAAGGCAACAAAGACGGAATCAATATCGGTGCGAAGAACAATCAAGAATTTGTGCAGATTCCCACATCGCGATTGAAGAATCGCATTAAGCAACTGTGCGAAGAAAGCGGCATTCAGTTTACTGAAACTGAAGAATCGTACACATCGAAAGCGTCATTCATTGATGAGGATTTCTTGCCAACATACGGTGAAAAACCCGCAAGCTGGAAACCATCGGGAAAGCGCATCAAACGGGGGCAATACAAAACCGCTCAAAGCATTCTGATTAATGCAGATTGCAATGGAGCGGCTAATATCCTCAGAAAGGTATCGGCACAGTTAGGCATCGTTCTAACCGAGTCCGTTAGGGCAGTTTTGACTCTGCCAAAACGATACGATCTATTCAAGGGATTGAAGAAATCATATCGTAAGCGTTGCGAAGCGTCTCTTCAGAGCGCGTAG
- a CDS encoding hypothetical protein (IMG reference gene:2510094289) has product MKPILKRFFCFLALLVTLSNLGTLPSLAGSVPVQFATTSGNEASGYFGCVIESKTKRPVFGTILHASPTPSSVGGSGKNLLSAIKGSVLFTTNNITERVQLRPLSQTIKYGQSFGFSVRIPDGGLALVAVGRPVTALTSYKLDAKLFWVDRAVNPIRPRNSQLVTVDIDGKTPTRLLPSGICVDESKFDDQDNLKIFNWGWQSIKARISQYSLSNDNLRDGFFGFVLGVGEVLRCLFGGCSIERPGGFQFSP; this is encoded by the coding sequence ATGAAACCAATATTAAAAAGGTTTTTCTGTTTCTTAGCTCTTCTCGTTACTCTCTCGAACCTTGGAACTTTACCTTCTCTGGCAGGCTCGGTACCTGTACAATTTGCCACTACCAGTGGTAACGAAGCAAGCGGGTACTTTGGTTGTGTGATCGAGAGTAAAACTAAACGCCCGGTTTTTGGAACTATTCTTCATGCTTCTCCAACACCCAGCAGTGTTGGAGGTAGTGGTAAAAACCTTTTAAGCGCTATCAAAGGTAGCGTTTTATTTACTACTAACAATATAACTGAGAGAGTACAGCTTAGACCTCTGTCCCAGACGATCAAATACGGTCAATCTTTTGGGTTTTCCGTGCGTATCCCTGATGGAGGCTTGGCTTTGGTTGCTGTGGGTAGACCCGTAACTGCTTTAACTTCCTATAAGTTAGATGCAAAACTCTTTTGGGTTGACCGAGCAGTGAACCCGATTCGTCCGAGAAATTCACAACTGGTTACAGTGGATATAGACGGAAAAACTCCAACTCGTTTGTTACCTAGCGGCATTTGCGTCGATGAATCCAAATTTGATGACCAGGACAACCTTAAAATCTTTAACTGGGGCTGGCAATCTATAAAGGCTCGAATCTCTCAATACTCGCTATCTAACGATAACTTAAGAGATGGATTTTTCGGATTTGTTCTTGGAGTTGGTGAAGTACTCCGCTGTCTTTTCGGTGGATGTAGTATTGAAAGACCTGGCGGATTTCAGTTTTCACCTTGA
- a CDS encoding hypothetical protein (IMG reference gene:2510094294), with product MLNLYTMRKNMEIPYFWSYELEKAFWVRDFLQFRGDEPDEWKVWVKDIVKKVCWSCHNDLIDAKEQEVFRFKNHPNELTGKTLYEYLYEKSKVTLEELVVKPDPTDLKLAEFVKSLSPIVNIDIPENYKNLLNTEFVKSRLSLSNNLPGFVQSAINNTDNSWEVDDNYYFILNEESTFQQVLKKFVGLMTNKVTFVVRSDRQLKSEEKLVLGSQEVIFLFVDV from the coding sequence ATGCTCAACCTTTATACTATGAGAAAAAATATGGAAATACCTTACTTCTGGAGCTATGAGCTTGAGAAAGCTTTTTGGGTTCGTGATTTTCTACAGTTTAGAGGTGACGAACCTGACGAGTGGAAAGTCTGGGTTAAAGATATAGTAAAAAAAGTGTGTTGGTCATGCCACAACGATTTAATAGATGCAAAAGAGCAGGAAGTGTTTAGGTTCAAAAATCATCCAAATGAACTTACCGGAAAAACACTATACGAATATTTGTATGAAAAATCGAAAGTAACACTAGAAGAACTTGTAGTAAAACCAGACCCTACGGACCTAAAACTTGCAGAATTCGTCAAAAGTCTTAGTCCTATAGTTAATATAGATATACCAGAAAATTACAAAAATCTATTAAACACAGAGTTTGTAAAGAGTAGACTAAGTTTAAGTAATAACCTGCCGGGTTTTGTACAAAGTGCTATTAATAACACGGACAACTCCTGGGAGGTAGATGACAATTATTACTTCATCCTCAACGAAGAGTCTACCTTTCAACAGGTCTTGAAGAAGTTTGTAGGATTGATGACCAACAAAGTCACATTTGTCGTAAGGTCAGATAGACAGTTAAAAAGTGAAGAAAAATTAGTTCTAGGTAGTCAAGAAGTAATTTTTCTTTTTGTTGATGTGTAA
- a CDS encoding hypothetical protein (IMG reference gene:2510094291) yields MKRIKKILVALLLMLVLGTGFAETALAIEEGVATKLKQLEKSEEFIQYWMDWFISV; encoded by the coding sequence ATGAAAAGGATAAAAAAGATATTAGTGGCATTACTCTTAATGCTTGTTCTGGGTACTGGGTTTGCGGAAACTGCCCTTGCTATAGAAGAAGGAGTAGCAACAAAACTGAAACAACTTGAAAAGTCTGAAGAGTTCATCCAGTATTGGATGGACTGGTTTATATCAGTCTGA
- a CDS encoding transposase (IMG reference gene:2510094293~PFAM: Transposase IS200 like), producing MKLSPKDYEYRRTEGSVSSINYHFISVPKRRKAVLVQDVAKRLQEIIFELVTEHNWRLIALEIMPDHVHMLNNAPTDESAAQIARWVKGRAARILRLEFPQLKKLPCLWSPSYFVATTGQVSTDTVMKYIENQRNK from the coding sequence ATGAAGTTATCACCCAAAGATTACGAATACCGTCGCACTGAAGGATCTGTGTCCTCAATCAACTATCACTTCATCTCTGTCCCTAAACGGCGTAAAGCGGTTCTTGTTCAAGATGTGGCGAAACGATTGCAAGAAATTATCTTTGAGTTAGTCACTGAGCATAACTGGAGACTGATTGCGCTCGAAATTATGCCGGATCACGTTCATATGCTCAATAACGCTCCGACCGATGAATCAGCAGCACAGATAGCTAGATGGGTTAAAGGCAGAGCGGCTAGGATATTGAGGTTAGAATTTCCGCAACTTAAAAAACTACCATGTCTGTGGAGTCCCAGTTACTTTGTTGCAACCACTGGGCAAGTCAGCACAGACACGGTGATGAAATACATTGAGAACCAACGGAATAAATAA
- a CDS encoding Phycobilisome degradation protein nblA (IMG reference gene:2510094297~PFAM: Phycobilisome degradation protein nblA) produces MTILYPDDHDQPNQPDLNEMRGDSCGGYTDRELAEKAKDLSMEQQFHYLNMCRQFRNASKEQLVGLLQDTLILCMARQNIISSMLLSGSPFLKEQVSDKL; encoded by the coding sequence ATGACCATTCTTTATCCAGACGACCATGATCAACCCAACCAACCTGACCTTAACGAAATGAGAGGAGACTCTTGCGGCGGATACACTGATAGAGAACTAGCTGAAAAGGCTAAAGATCTATCAATGGAGCAACAATTCCATTATCTAAACATGTGCCGTCAGTTTCGCAATGCCAGCAAAGAGCAGCTGGTCGGTTTACTGCAAGACACATTAATTCTGTGCATGGCACGACAGAACATTATTAGCAGCATGTTGCTCTCTGGAAGCCCATTTCTAAAAGAACAAGTAAGTGATAAGCTGTAG